The Kosmotoga arenicorallina S304 genome segment ATCGCAACTGACTCTCGCCCTCTTCAGACTCGGTTTCCCTTCGGCTTCGCCTCCCCCGGCTTAACCTCGCCAGCTACGATAACTCGCAGGCTCATTAATCAAAAGGCACGCGGTCACCCTCTCGGGCTCCCACTTCTTGTAGGCACACGGTTTCAGGTACTCTTTCACTCCCCTCCCGGGGTGCTTTTCACCTTTCCCTCACGGTACTGTTCCTCTATCGGTCAGCAGGGAGTCTTTAGCCTTGGAGGGTGGTCCCCCCTGATTCACGCGGGATTCCTCGTGCCCCGCGCTACTCGGGATCACTGCCCAGTGCCCTTCACGCCTTTCGCCTACGGGGCTTTCACCCTCTCCGGCAGGCCTTCCCAGACCTTTCAGCTAGACGCTACGGTACACCGGCGTATCTGTGGCTACGCCCAGCTGTGTCCCTCTACCCCGTACCAGCAACGCCCACAGACTTCTACACTGGCACGGTTTAGGCTCCTCCCCTTTCGCTCGCCACTACTCAGGGAATCTCTTTTGATTTCTCTTCCTCCGGTTACTGAGATGTTTCACTTCACCGGGTTCGCCTCGCACTTAGCGATGACTGGTATCTCTACCAGCCGGGTTCCCCCATTCGGGTATCCGCGGTTCAACGGTCGCTTGCACCTACCCGCGGCTTTTCGCAGCTTGCCACGCCCTTCTTCGCCTCCTGCTGCCCAGGCATCCCCCGTGTGCCCTTTGCACCTTTACCTTCTCCTATGCACTTTTCAATGACCTGAGGTATCGCTCAAAAATGGATAGCGGTCCGTCGTACTCCTTAGAAAGGAGGTGATCCAGCCCCACCTTCCGGTAGGGCTACCTTGTTACGACTTAGCCCCCCTCGCCAGTCCCACCTTAAACAGGGTCCCCCCTTTCGGTTAGGATCCCCGTCTTCAGGTGTTACCAACTCGGGTGGCTTGACGGGCGGTGTGTACAAGGCCCGGGAACGTATTCACCGCGGCATGGCTGATCCGCGATTACTAGCGATTCCGGCTTCATGCAGGCGGGTTGCAGCCTGCAATCCGAACTGAGAGATGGTTTCGGGTTCAGCTCAGCCTCGCGACCTCGCTTCCCTCTGTCCATCCCATTGTAGCGCGTGTGTCGCCCAGAACATAAGGGGCACGACACCTGACGTCATCCCCCCCTTCCTCCGCCTCGTCGGCGGCGGTCCTCTTAGAGTGCCCGGCCTAACCGCTGGCAACTAAGAGCAGGGGTTGCGCTCGTTGCGGGACTTAACCCAACACCTCACGGCACGAGCTGACGACGGCCGTGCACCACCTGTGCTGGCTCCTCTCAGAGAGAGGTCGTTCCCCTTTCGGTTCACTACCACCAGCATGTCAAGCCCTGGTAAGGTCCTTCGCTTAGCTTCGAATTAAACCACACGCTCCACCGCTTGTGCGGGCCCCCGTCAATTCCTTTGAGTTTCACCCTTGCGGGCGTACTCCCCAGGCGGCTCACTTATCGCGTTAGCTTCAGCACGGAGTCCTCTACGAACCCCACACCTAGTGAGCATCGTTTAGGGCTAGGACTACCGGGGTATCTAATCCCGTTCGCTCCCCTAGCTTTCGAGCCTCAGCGTCAGGTCCGGCCCAGGAGACCGTCTTCACCACCGGCGTCCCAGCTGATATCTAAGGATTTTACCCCTACACCAGCTGTTCCGTCTCCCTCTACCGTCCTCAAGCCTGCCAGTTTCGACCGCAGGACCGGAGTTGAGCTCCGGTTTTTCACAGCCGACTTAACAGGCCGCCTACGCTCCCTTTACGCCCAGTGATTCCGGGCAACGCTCGCCCCCTACGTATTACCGCGGCTGCTGGCACGTAGTTAGCCGGGGCTTTCTAGTAAGGTACCGTCCCCCTCCACAGCTTTCCACTCTGTGAAGTATTCGTCCCTTACCACAGCGGTTTACGACCCGAAGGCCTTCTTCCCGCACGCGGCGTCGCTGGTTCAGGCTTTCGCCCATTGACCAAAATTCCGCACTGCTGCCTCCCGTAGGAGTAGGACCCGTGTCTCAGTGTCCTTGTGGCCGGCCACGCTCTCACGCCGGCTATCCGTCGTCGCCTTGGTGAGCCTTTACCTCACCAACTAGCTGATGGTCCGCGGGCCGCTCCCGTGACGACGCTTTTGCGCCTTTCCCCTCTCGGGCTTATGCGGTATTAGCTACCCTTTCGAGTAGTTATCCCCCATCACAGGATACGTTCCCACGTGTTACTCACCCGTTCGCCACTCCTATCACCCCCCGAAGGGGGCTTCGGCGTTCGACTTGCATGTGTCAAGCACGCCGCCAGCGTTCGCCCTGAGCCAGGATCAAACCCTCCATCCATGGCTCTTCTCTCACTATCTATTGACTGGGACCGCTATCCATTTTTCAATGACCCTCTTCTTCCCTTTGCCAGCTCACTTCGCGCCGGCAGTTCCTATATTACCATCACTCCCTCTCACTGTCAAGTTACGAATTCCTTTCTACTCCCTTGGCAATCTGTGAATTCATTTGCACCATGTCAAACAAACGAATGAATAAGGACTTTTTATTTGGAAAATGAAACCTGTAGTATCCTGATGAATTTAACCTTATTAGTTATAACTTCGATTACTGCTAAAAAGCGAGCTTCAACTTAATTGAAAAGCTGCCTTGTTTGCTTTCCACGCTCATAGAGGCGATAAATGGCAAAGGCAATAAGCGCATTCAGTGCGTAGAAAAATGTGCTAATAAGAAACAGCCTGGAATAGCCTATAATCGAAGCTCCTACAATCTGACCGAAAAACATTGCTGCAATTGCTCTCAATGAATTATTCAATAACCCGTTGACCCCGGATATTGTAGAGAGTTTCTCCCGTGGTAATCTGGAGAAAACCACAGAGTTCATTATGGGAACTGTTATATTCATGAAGACAAACCTGAAGGCATAAAGACCCGTAAAAGCAAAAGGCTCTCTAACATAAGCGAGAGAAAAAATCAATGGCACAACCAGCAACTGCATTAAAAAAGCAAATTTCAAAGGCCCAAACTTTTTGCCTAATTTGTGTGAGAAAATCGCGCCAGCGGCCGTACCAATCTGCGCAATAGAAAGTGATATACCAATCATTGTTGCGGAAAGCCCGAAAAGGTCTTTGAAAATCAAATTTCCAAAGTGGATGAATAGCCCTGCACCAAATCCAACAGTTGCATTGGCTCCAAAGTAAAGCAGAAGTATTTTCCATTGAGATTTGTCCAATCCGTTGAAATTGAATATTTCTTTGATAGAGCTCTTGAAGTCGATAAATTTGATAAAGGACACCGGGACTATCGAAAGCAGATATAGCACCATTGAAATTACAATTGTTCCTTTTAAGCCAATCAAATCGCCAAAAAGCCCACCAAGAAAATTTCCAAAAACCCCTGCTCCCATTGAGATCCCAAAATTCGCACCGAAAATTTTTGCTCTGTTTCCATGATCCGTTGTCATTGTTAAGGCAGCCGTGATTACAGTGAAGCCAATTGAAAAGAACCCTCCTCTGAAAAAAGAGAGCGTAAGCAACGCTGTTTTGGGAATTTGAAGTATCATAAGAATACCAGTTACAGGCACAAGAAATGAAGCCAGCGCAATAATCTTCTTCTTTCCTGTTCTATCTGCGAGTATCCCGATTGCAAGCCCAAGCAGCGCCGAACCCCATAAAGAAGCGGAGGTAACTGATCCGATAAAATCATTGGAGAACCCCTGTTCCCTGAGAAAGAGGTTGAACACCACCCGGAACATAGAGCCACCAACGCCCGTTACAGCTGTATATAAGACTAGTAAATGTGCAGCTTTCATAAAGCACCCCGATAGTTAGATATGCTAACCATATTTTAGCATCAAAAAACCGGGGAAGCATCCCCGGTTTATGATTCTTTTGATTAATAGCGTTTAGGTTTCAAAATTTCTTCAAGGCGGTTGAAATGTTTTTTCACCGTAGAACCAAGCTCCGAAACCACACATTTATACAATATGTCAAGCACCAGAAGCTCGCCTATTCTGCTCAGAGTGAATTCACTCTTTGAGGGTTCTTTCGTGGCAGTATAAAGCACTATATCTGCTGTTTCCACGATAGGCGAATTCATTCCAGAGGTGATAACAATTGTCGAAGCGCCAGCTTCTTTTGCAATTTGAAGAGATTTTATCGTGTCTCTAATGGTACCTGTATGCGATATTCCAACCACAAGGTCTTTTTCACCCAGCCCGGAGGCCACCATAACCTGAGTATGAGGATCAATATAACACTCAGTTGGTATACCCAGAAGGGCAAAATTCAAGCTGGCACTCTCTGCAACTACCGCTGAGCGGCCTACTCCAAAAAAGAGAACCCTTCTTGCGTTGGTGATCATCTTTACTGTCTTCTTGAGCTCATCGAGATTGAGTATTTGAAGGGTTTCCTCAGCAATATGGATGTTGTCTTGAAGAATGCTTTTCACAAACCCTTCAAAGTCATTTGAAACTTCCTCGTAAATGCTTTCCTGAGGAACGCTAAGTTCACGCGCAAGAGCTATTTTGAAACTTTGATACCCGCTAAACCCGAGCTTTTTCACAAGCCGGTATA includes the following:
- a CDS encoding MFS transporter; this encodes MKAAHLLVLYTAVTGVGGSMFRVVFNLFLREQGFSNDFIGSVTSASLWGSALLGLAIGILADRTGKKKIIALASFLVPVTGILMILQIPKTALLTLSFFRGGFFSIGFTVITAALTMTTDHGNRAKIFGANFGISMGAGVFGNFLGGLFGDLIGLKGTIVISMVLYLLSIVPVSFIKFIDFKSSIKEIFNFNGLDKSQWKILLLYFGANATVGFGAGLFIHFGNLIFKDLFGLSATMIGISLSIAQIGTAAGAIFSHKLGKKFGPLKFAFLMQLLVVPLIFSLAYVREPFAFTGLYAFRFVFMNITVPIMNSVVFSRLPREKLSTISGVNGLLNNSLRAIAAMFFGQIVGASIIGYSRLFLISTFFYALNALIAFAIYRLYERGKQTRQLFN
- a CDS encoding MurR/RpiR family transcriptional regulator is translated as MIIPKLKGLYDSLGTSEKKVANYIITRADDVIHYTITELAHFSGSSEATVYRLVKKLGFSGYQSFKIALARELSVPQESIYEEVSNDFEGFVKSILQDNIHIAEETLQILNLDELKKTVKMITNARRVLFFGVGRSAVVAESASLNFALLGIPTECYIDPHTQVMVASGLGEKDLVVGISHTGTIRDTIKSLQIAKEAGASTIVITSGMNSPIVETADIVLYTATKEPSKSEFTLSRIGELLVLDILYKCVVSELGSTVKKHFNRLEEILKPKRY